The Flavobacteriales bacterium genome contains the following window.
AGGCCAGGCAGCATCCGTCTTTTCGGCTGGCGGCCGCACGTGCGCAAGGACCGCCAGCACTTGAAGTACCTAAGAGCGGCGGAATGCGCTGGCTTCGTGGAGCAGGAGCGCAAGCGTTGTGCGGAGCGACAGCGTTGATCGTACCCGTGCGAAAGGAGTATGCCGCGCGGCGTGGACGGCGGCGTTCAGCACCTTTGCCGCATGTCCGCTGTCACCACGCCCGTCACCCTCACCGGCCAAGTGGCCGCATTGGAGCCGCTCACCCATGCGCACCACGACGACCTCTGCGAAGCCACGCGCGACGGCGAGCTGTGGAAGTTGTGGTACACCATCGTACCCGCACCCGAACAGATGCGCGCGGAGATCGACCGGCGCAACGCCCTGCTCGCGAGCTGCAGCATGGTGCCGTGGGCCGTGCGCGACCTGCGCAGTGGCCGCGTGGTGGGCATGACCACCTTCATGAACATCGAGGCGGAGAAACCGCGCGTGGAGATCGGTTCCACTTGGTATGCACGCTCCGTGCAGCGCACTGCGTTGAACACCGAGTGCAAGCTGTTGCTGCTCACCCACGCTTTCGGAACGCTGGGATGCATCGCCGTGGAGTTCCGCACCAGCTTTTTCAACTTCCCGAGCCGACGCGCCATCGAGCGCCTCGGTGCCAAGCCCGATGGCATCCTTCGCAACCACATGCACATGCCGGACGGCACGCTACGCGACACCTGCGTGTACTCCATCCTGCCCCACGAATGGCCGGCGGTGCGCAAGAACCTGCTCTTCAGGTTGGGGCGCACCTAGGACCCGGAACGCAAGATGGTTCGCCGCTTTCGACATTCACCGCTGCTGGTTGCCATGGCCTTGTGCTCCGGTCCGTTGGCCTGCACCATAGCCGCGCAGTCGCCACCGCGCTACACCATCGGCTTCGCGGACACGCTGCTCTTCAACGACAGCCTGCGGTACACGGCCTTCGGTTACGATGGTCCTGCGCCGCTCTTCGTGCAAGCCTGGTTCCCCATCCAGGCACCGACCGAACGACGGCTCACCTACAAGCAGCTCCGCGAACGTCGGCTGAAGGGACCGTTGCAGTGCGTGTACGATGAATTGGTGCTGCGTGCCGATTCGGCCTTCATTGAATACGACCTGCGCTATGCCTTCGACAGTGACAGTGCCATCAACTACGCACCGTTCACCGAGCAGCAGGTGAAGGACAGCCTCTTCGCTCTGCGACCCCGGTCCTTCGCAGCACCTTGGCCGGAGCGGTCCGATAGGCCGGTGGTCGTGTACCACCACGGCTCGCAAGGCTTCAGCGATGAGAACGTGACGCTGGCCGAAGACCTCGCCCAATTGGGCTTCGTCGTCCTCTCCAGCAACTTCCACTGGCCGCTCGCGGACCGGCCCTACGGCTATCCGCTGACCTGGGAGCCGGAACGGCACAGCATCCGCACCATGCTCCGCTTCGCACGCGCACTGGCCCGCGGCAACAAGGTCTTTTACATCGGTCACAGTTGGGGCGCGCAGGAAGGTTGGTGCACGTTGCATGAACCCGGCCTGGCCGACGCCTTCGTGAGTTTGGAGACCACCATGGAATGGAAGACCGACACCGCGGAAGTGCGCGACAAGTGGCCGCATGTGCTCGATGCCATCACCACGCACCGCTATCCAATGCCGATCCTGATGGTGGCGGATACCGACGGTGAGCCGCCCTTCCCACTGTTCAAGGGAGTGCGCGGGGATATCCGCTACTTGGACCCCAAACAGCCCTTCGGCCATGAGAGCTACACGAGCGCCTACCTGCTTCGCTTGCTCGGTAGGGGCCGCTTCCCCGTTCCCGATGAGGAAGCCCTGCTGATGCAGAACACCCTGCACGCAGAACTGGCCCGCGAGGTGCTGGACTTCCTATGGGAACAGGTCCGTTGGCCGGCGTTACCGCCATTGCTGCGGAGCGAGGATCCGTTCCATCGCCATCCTGCGAAGGGGACCGCGCCGAAGCAGCGGTAGCAGGTTGCGTTCAACCACTGACCGGTCGCGCAACTGAGCGCGGTTCATTCCCAAGGCCCGCCGCGTGCTACGTGCACGAAACCCTTGCCGTCGAAGCGGAACAAGCCGCCACTGAAGCCGAACCAGAGGGTGCCGCGCCGATCCTCCACGAAAGCTTGTATGGCGAAGTACTGCGTGAGATCCGGCCGGTCGGTCTTGTCGAACAGTGTGAACGTCGTTCCATCCCAGCGGTACGCGCCTACGCGCACCGCCCCGATCCATAAGTTGCCTGAACGGTCCGCGTAGATGTTGTAGATGTCGTTGTCCGCGAGGCCGTGCAGTTCAGGATAGCGTGTGACGGCGACACCGTTGTACATGCTCACTCCGCCTTCTTCGATGTACTGCGGATGGTCCGAAGTGATGGACCCGAACCAGATGTTGCCCTGTGCGTCCTCCATGATGCTCGCGACGTTGTTGCTGCACAAGCCGTCCTTCCGGGTGAAGCGCGTGAAGGTGGCGCCGTCGTATTTCAGCGCCCCATGCCCATCCAGCCCGAACCAGATGTTGCCCTTGCTGTCCTCGAACAGGTCCCACACTTTACCGGGCGTCATCTTCCAGCTGAGCGTATCGAGCTTCGGCTCTGGTAGCTCGAACGGGGCGAAGCGACCCTCCGCGAAACGGAACACACCGGCGCTCGTGCCGGCCCAGACAGTGCCGGAGCGGTCCAAAAGCACCTTGCAGCCCGCACCGGGAAGTCCTTCGTTGGGTCCAAAGCCGATGAAAGTGGCATTCGTTCCTTCCGGTTGCGTCGGTGGGGTATAGCGCGTGATACCGGCCTGTGTCCCGAACCACAACCGGCCCGATGGGTCTTGGGCGATACCCGTTACCACATCATCGATCAGCCCGTCGGCAGTCGTGAAGTAGCGCAGCTGTTCGCCGTCCCAACGTGCAACGCCCTGTCCATTGGTGCCGAACCACAGGTTGCCCCGGCTGTCCTCGAGGGCGCTTACCACGTATTGGGCAATGGGCAAGGTGTCCGATGGGTGCGGGGTCGGTTGCCGTTCGGTCGTGGTATCCGCGCTGCGACTTCCGCAGGCGGCCACCACAGCTGTTCCGACCAAGCAACGCAGCACGGTTGAGCCGTTCTTCATGCGAACAAGGTAGTGCCTCCGAGGCGATGGGTGTGTTCCATGGCGCGGAACCTTACTGTGCATCGAAGCAGCCGATCGGAATGTGCCGGTCATAGTTGCTTGTTGGGCCCGAGCGCTGGTCTTGCGCGCACGACTTCCCATGACCTGGCAACCGGCGACGGGCGCGGATACCCCAAGGATCCGTAGTGTTGGAGCAACAATGGCAGGCAAGGTCACCATCATCGAGAACGGACGCGACGGCCAGGTGCTCTACCACGAAGGACCGCACACCATCAACGGCTATTGGGAATTCGGCGGCAACGATGTGGTCACCATCGTGAGCATGGGCGATCGCGACGAATGGCGCAACCGCTATCCGTGGGCGCTGGACCGACGATCGGAGATCCTCCGCTTCGTGGCCGATGAGGTCATCCGCATGCGCGCACCGACGTGCACCGCTGTGATCGATGAAGCGAGCGGAACGATCCTCTTGAAAGCACCGGGGGCGATCCCAACAGCGGCGGACGGTGCGGAGATGAAGGCGTCAGGGTTCGTCAAACGATACTCAAAGATCAAAGCCATGGTGGGGATCGGTGTGCTGGCATTGGTGCTCATTGCGGGAGCGGTGCTGTGGATGGGCAAGAAGGTACTGATGGTGGCCCCGGCCAACGGTGTGCCCTTGAACGAGTGCGTGCGCACCGAGCACCACATCGCGTCCTTCATCCAGTACACC
Protein-coding sequences here:
- a CDS encoding GNAT family N-acetyltransferase, coding for MSAVTTPVTLTGQVAALEPLTHAHHDDLCEATRDGELWKLWYTIVPAPEQMRAEIDRRNALLASCSMVPWAVRDLRSGRVVGMTTFMNIEAEKPRVEIGSTWYARSVQRTALNTECKLLLLTHAFGTLGCIAVEFRTSFFNFPSRRAIERLGAKPDGILRNHMHMPDGTLRDTCVYSILPHEWPAVRKNLLFRLGRT